The region tgaatttattatttgcctACGATGCAGAGAAGTAttcttatttttgaaaattattcctcaAGAATTTTATGCTTCAAATACTGTTTCTGATCCAGCTGAGTCGCATACCATTCAGTCCACGGTATCTGCAAAGTTGAATAggtcaaaattaaaatcaaatcaTCATCACAGACAATGCTTATGTGTTTATATGTTTTTGATATGGCGAACAAAATCTGTTGCAATGAACGTAGCtttttttatatgatatataaaaaaattctactgAAGACGTACAATTACTGGTTTGTATCCTATTTTCTCCAATAGCCTGATTTTAACGAGGTCCTTGCCAAGTAGAAGATTAGTGTCCTTAATGTAGCAAGTTTGTGAACAAATGAATACTGCAAGCCATTTGGATCCTTCGGGATACACTTTCGGTGCTCTCTTGATTTCTCCGAAAGGAATTTCAgatattatttgttttactGGGAGTGGTGAACCATTATTATCCAAACAAATGATCACATCTCCATCTGTAAATTGTGGTAACACCCAATCTAGATGCATCATTTCACTCGAGTCAAAGATTGcctggaaaaattgttttatatcAATCTGTCAAATTGTGGCGTTGTTCCAATGGATATGTGAGCATAACATACATCATTGAAATTCCGGTTAGTACAGATTTCTctatacaaaataattttctaataattaatcaaaccTCAAAAGTATTCATAATTTGGACCACAAGCCTGTGACGCGCACTCATCTTTAAAACATCTTTCTTTGGTGGTGGGGTAACGATCAGctgaaaaattaacacaagtatatgtatatgtagatACATGATATGAACACACTAATTGATGCCTCTTTGAGATTTTCGTTACTTAATTTACACTACCTTGGTTATCGTAGTTCGTGACTTAATTCCAAGTCTCGGGCCTGTGTAGTCTGGGACTTCTATTTCAACATTTGcatcaatgaataatattggAATTGGTATGCTGTAAGCTGTTGGCCCATATGTCAACCTAAGATTATTAGGGTCCAGCACCATTGAGATTAAATCCTTTGGATAGACGTTCACAGTACTAAGGTATTGCAAACAGTTAGCCAATGATGTTGCGTATCTATTTTAACAAAGAAATGATGTGTGtcttgtaattattttaaaaaatacagttgTACTTGGTGGACTTTTAATGGAATTTCTCTCGGATTTTAATGGACAAAGAATCGTAACTCGTTTGGCAGAATAAACGTACCTTTTCAATTCTTCCACCCTACTGTCATCCCTTAATTCATCTAGAATAATTTCATAGATGTTGGGGTACTGGTCGGAAGTAAAATTAAAGCAAGATAGCCCAAGTGTTAAACGCTCCAAGTCCTTCAGCCTGGCATTCTTCTTAGTCTCGATAAATCTAAGTTGATTTTACACATCATTCTGTTAATAAACCATAAACATCTCCCTTGAGAAGTGATGATTTTTAAGGGCTTGTAAAACCTTTCAAAAATGACAACGTATCTCACCTTTTCACACAAGCTGTCAATACCTCTGGATGATAGAGGCGCAGCTTCACACAAGTCGCGAGAATATGCACTACGGCTTGCACCGAAAGTCTCGGTATTTGTGATAAGGTAGATGATATTAATTCCCAAATTATGTCATGCTCTTGATGAAGCTTAGTTGAGAGCCTAGAAAATGTAGAGGCATAATTAATTGTAACGTGCCATAAATAAAGATTTATAGTCAGAACATAAAATTGATCTACACAATTTACCAGAAATTAATAGTGATACCAGACTTGCTTTACTCTCTAAGGTTTCAGCCAGCTGATCGTCTCACCTTATGGATTTCATGAAAGCTGACAGGCAAATTTCATTGACCATGTCAATATCTTTGATCACTCGCtggattattttcatcaataatttGGCGTTCCTAATTGGTGTTTGGCTTTTAAAAAACCCCATTGATATGACAGCCAGTTCACTAAGATCAAGTTCATTGACGCAAGACTCGAGATGATACTCAAAGTTATACATATTGCCAGGACGCCATCGACAACATTGAACGTAGAACATAAACTGTACCAAATTGGTTGGCGTCAATTTACTCGGTTTAGAAATAGTCTTGCCCATAATGTACCAAGAAAAGTCCGTGTATTTCAGGAGTCTCAAGAAGTACCAGTGGTCACAGAAATACAACAATTCGTTGTACGACCAATTCGGGGCTCGACGTATGCACTCCTTGTCCAAAGCTTtgtaaaatgatttgaaacatTCATCTTTCTTGCTGTGCTTCAGGGGCCAGAGAGCGATGAACCGTAAGACGTCACTGAGTTCAGAGTCCGTGAATTTCTCGCAATTTGCTATTAAAtacttgataaatttattatacttttcatCAATGATGCACTCATCATTTTTCTTGGCATAG is a window of Neodiprion fabricii isolate iyNeoFabr1 chromosome 6, iyNeoFabr1.1, whole genome shotgun sequence DNA encoding:
- the LOC124185739 gene encoding uncharacterized protein LOC124185739, whose protein sequence is MFKHLLKRRSEVFITVGRRATKRQLSNNAASSWFVERDEKKTLLQNVRKNFPARRNVGYEYASNPNHAIPEQSAEILTIFGVFNNAEDQYAHSVMEAREAYAENLVQPLPGCTEEIAEDEIENYLNKSWKALPIEEIIYAFKRITYYAKKNDECIIDEKYNKFIKYLIANCEKFTDSELSDVLRFIALWPLKHSKKDECFKSFYKALDKECIRRAPNWSYNELLYFCDHWYFLRLLKYTDFSWYIMGKTISKPSKLTPTNLVQFMFYVQCCRWRPGNMYNFEYHLESCVNELDLSELAVISMGFFKSQTPIRNAKLLMKIIQRVIKDIDMVNEICLSAFMKSIRLSTKLHQEHDIIWELISSTLSQIPRLSVQAVVHILATCVKLRLYHPEVLTACVKRFIETKKNARLKDLERLTLGLSCFNFTSDQYPNIYEIILDELRDDSRVEELKRYATSLANCLQYLSTVNVYPKDLISMVLDPNNLRLTYGPTAYSIPIPILFIDANVEIEVPDYTGPRLGIKSRTTITKLIVTPPPKKDVLKMSARHRLVVQIMNTFEAIFDSSEMMHLDWVLPQFTDGDVIICLDNNGSPLPVKQIISEIPFGEIKRAPKVYPEGSKWLAVFICSQTCYIKDTNLLLGKDLVKIRLLEKIGYKPVIIPWTEWYATQLDQKQYLKHKILEE